From a single Funiculus sociatus GB2-C1 genomic region:
- a CDS encoding aminotransferase class I/II-fold pyridoxal phosphate-dependent enzyme has protein sequence MNSFQQLQEAEKALLPIFSGIDATVKQNLKKVLEAFRHHRVGAHHFAGVSGYGHDDLGRETLDKVFALAVGAEAAAVRVQFVSGTHAIACALFGVLRPGDEMLSVAGAPYDTLEEVIGIRGKNQGSLLDFGVNYRELALTSEGKIDWQALAHGVSDRTRLVSIQRSCGYSWRSSLSIAEIEKIVYLVKQQNPHTVCFVDNCYGEFIEDREPTAVGADLMAGSLIKNPGGTIVTAGGYVAGRAELVEAAACRLTAPGIGSAGGATFDQNRLLFQGLFLAPQMVGEAMKGNHLTAYVFDQLGYPVNPLPMAPRRDVIQAIKLGSPEKLIAFCRAIQQHSPIGSYLEPVPDEMPGYESQVVMAGGTFIEGSTLEFSADGPLREPYVVFCQGGTHWSHVAIALESAIEAIGPA, from the coding sequence ATGAACAGCTTTCAACAGCTACAGGAAGCAGAAAAGGCACTGCTTCCGATTTTTTCCGGAATCGACGCGACAGTCAAGCAAAATCTCAAAAAAGTGCTAGAAGCTTTTCGTCACCATCGGGTGGGAGCGCATCATTTCGCGGGTGTCAGCGGTTACGGACACGACGATCTAGGGCGAGAAACGCTTGATAAAGTGTTTGCCCTCGCCGTGGGAGCCGAAGCAGCTGCGGTACGGGTGCAGTTTGTTTCTGGTACTCATGCGATCGCCTGCGCTTTGTTTGGCGTTCTCCGTCCGGGAGATGAAATGTTATCAGTTGCGGGTGCGCCGTATGACACATTAGAAGAAGTCATTGGAATAAGAGGCAAAAATCAAGGCTCTCTACTTGATTTTGGCGTAAATTACCGAGAATTGGCTCTTACTAGCGAAGGAAAAATAGACTGGCAAGCGTTAGCTCATGGCGTAAGCGATCGCACTCGTCTGGTTTCGATCCAGCGTTCGTGCGGTTATTCTTGGCGTTCCAGCCTCTCAATTGCCGAAATTGAAAAAATTGTCTATTTAGTCAAACAACAAAATCCCCACACCGTCTGCTTTGTTGACAACTGTTACGGAGAATTTATTGAAGATCGGGAACCAACCGCCGTTGGTGCTGACCTAATGGCAGGCTCTTTAATTAAAAATCCCGGTGGTACGATTGTCACAGCTGGCGGCTACGTTGCCGGACGAGCAGAATTAGTGGAGGCTGCCGCCTGTCGCTTAACAGCCCCCGGAATTGGCTCTGCTGGCGGTGCCACCTTCGATCAAAATCGCCTGCTATTCCAGGGATTGTTCCTCGCCCCGCAAATGGTAGGAGAAGCCATGAAAGGCAATCACCTCACAGCTTACGTGTTTGATCAACTAGGCTACCCAGTGAATCCTTTGCCAATGGCACCCCGCCGCGATGTGATTCAGGCAATCAAACTCGGTTCTCCAGAGAAGCTGATTGCCTTCTGTCGGGCGATTCAACAGCATTCACCCATAGGTTCCTATCTGGAACCAGTTCCAGACGAAATGCCTGGTTATGAGAGCCAGGTAGTCATGGCTGGGGGTACGTTTATTGAGGGCAGCACCTTAGAGTTTTCCGCAGATGGCCCCCTGCGAGAACCATATGTGGTGTTTTGTCAAGGGGGAACCCATTGGAGCCATGTAGCGATCGCTCTTGAATCCGCGATTGAAGCCATCGGCCCAGCTTAG
- a CDS encoding acyl-CoA desaturase — MTVATTNDQEQVREALPLRPKWTVIIFMAVIHIAALFALLPSNFSWAAVGVAVFLHWVTGGLGITLGFHRLVTHRSFQVPKWLEYFLIFCGSLTCQGGVIDWVGLHRMHHLHSDQEQDPHDSNLGFWWSHMACWLYHVPADKEIPRFTKDIADDPVYQFLQKYFFPIQIALGVVLYLLGGWPFVVWGIFVRLVAVFHCTWFVNSATHKFGYRTYDSSDRSTNCWWVALLTYGEGWHNNHHAYQYSARHGMKWWEIDLTWMTIQFLQSLGLASKVKLVGKEQ, encoded by the coding sequence ATGACTGTTGCGACAACTAATGACCAAGAACAGGTAAGGGAAGCCTTACCCCTACGCCCTAAGTGGACTGTCATCATCTTTATGGCAGTGATTCACATAGCAGCGCTTTTTGCTTTACTGCCGAGTAATTTTAGCTGGGCAGCAGTAGGTGTGGCTGTCTTCCTTCACTGGGTGACTGGTGGACTAGGAATTACCCTCGGATTCCATCGTCTTGTGACTCACCGCAGTTTTCAAGTCCCTAAGTGGCTGGAATATTTTCTCATTTTCTGCGGTTCCCTAACCTGCCAAGGAGGGGTGATTGATTGGGTGGGCTTGCACCGGATGCACCATCTGCACTCGGATCAGGAACAAGATCCCCATGATTCCAATTTGGGCTTTTGGTGGAGTCACATGGCTTGCTGGTTGTATCACGTCCCAGCGGATAAGGAAATCCCTCGCTTTACCAAAGATATTGCTGATGACCCGGTTTATCAGTTTTTACAAAAGTATTTTTTCCCGATCCAAATTGCTTTGGGAGTTGTTCTCTACTTACTGGGTGGCTGGCCGTTTGTGGTTTGGGGCATTTTTGTCCGCCTAGTGGCAGTGTTTCACTGCACTTGGTTTGTCAACAGTGCAACGCATAAGTTTGGTTATCGCACTTACGATTCTAGCGATCGCTCTACTAATTGTTGGTGGGTGGCGTTACTCACCTACGGCGAAGGCTGGCACAACAACCACCACGCTTATCAATATTCTGCTCGTCACGGGATGAAATGGTGGGAAATTGACTTAACTTGGATGACGATTCAATTCCTGCAATCTTTAGGTCTTGCCTCTAAGGTAAAACTCGTCGGTAAAGAACAATAA
- a CDS encoding glutamate-5-semialdehyde dehydrogenase, giving the protein MTNIFRLAPDPITAVRRAYEASLELATTRGVDRSRAVGAMAKALSKSLDDILEANTLDLEASREMAVPEMILDWLKLTPERLTSTIQILQQLGELSDPIRRVMNATYQLEHSQTYSQLMPLGVIALIYEAFPALGAIAAGMCLKTGNSLILRGGSEASHSNAVIVEVLQTSLEQAGLPPGCLELLPSDQGASIRDLVTQDRYLNLVIPYGRPSLVQKVVQMSTAPVLKSAMGNCYLYWSPSGSLDTIRNVIIDSHQSEPDPVNAIEKVLIHTHCKPSSLTTLWNSLKEKGFQLRGDEELVAKFPDLKLALESEWSEAYLNKTVAFKVVDSIESAIIWINQYSSGHADCLVSESYQESRQFALGINSASVYLNSSPRFSRNPKRGDSLFLGMSNQKGHRRGPISLETFTTVKHVVQGHS; this is encoded by the coding sequence ATGACTAACATTTTTAGATTGGCACCTGATCCGATTACTGCCGTTCGCCGCGCTTATGAAGCTTCCCTGGAATTAGCAACCACCAGGGGGGTAGACCGCAGTCGTGCTGTGGGAGCAATGGCGAAGGCGCTCTCCAAATCCCTAGACGATATTCTGGAAGCGAACACGCTGGATCTGGAAGCTAGTCGGGAAATGGCGGTACCAGAAATGATTTTAGATTGGCTGAAGCTGACACCGGAACGGCTTACTAGCACTATCCAAATTTTGCAACAATTAGGCGAGTTGTCCGACCCGATCCGGCGGGTGATGAATGCGACTTATCAGCTGGAACATTCCCAGACTTACTCTCAGCTGATGCCCTTGGGGGTGATAGCTTTAATTTACGAAGCGTTTCCGGCGCTGGGTGCGATCGCAGCCGGGATGTGTCTGAAAACTGGCAACAGCTTGATTCTTAGAGGCGGTAGCGAAGCCAGTCACTCAAACGCAGTCATTGTCGAAGTTTTACAGACTAGCTTAGAACAAGCTGGTTTGCCACCGGGATGTCTGGAGTTACTACCTTCAGATCAAGGTGCTTCCATCCGAGATTTAGTGACTCAAGACCGATATTTGAATTTAGTCATTCCCTACGGTCGCCCCAGTTTAGTGCAAAAAGTGGTGCAAATGTCAACCGCACCAGTCTTAAAATCTGCTATGGGCAACTGCTACTTATACTGGTCGCCTAGTGGCAGCTTAGACACGATCCGGAACGTAATCATAGACAGCCATCAGAGTGAACCTGACCCGGTGAATGCGATTGAGAAGGTTCTGATTCATACCCATTGCAAGCCCTCATCTCTGACAACGCTTTGGAACAGCTTGAAGGAAAAAGGGTTTCAACTCAGGGGAGATGAGGAACTGGTAGCAAAGTTTCCCGATCTGAAACTAGCTCTAGAATCAGAATGGAGTGAAGCTTATCTCAACAAGACGGTGGCGTTCAAAGTGGTGGATAGTATTGAGAGCGCCATCATTTGGATTAATCAATACAGCAGTGGTCACGCTGACTGCTTGGTTTCCGAATCTTACCAGGAAAGCCGCCAATTTGCCTTGGGGATAAATAGTGCCTCTGTTTACCTGAACTCTTCGCCAAGATTTTCCCGCAACCCAAAACGGGGAGACTCCCTGTTTCTGGGAATGTCCAACCAAAAAGGACACCGCAGAGGGCCAATTAGCTTGGAAACATTTACAACGGTTAAACACGTTGTGCAGGGACACAGTTAA